One Solanum lycopersicum chromosome 2, SLM_r2.1 genomic region harbors:
- the LOC101262164 gene encoding pentatricopeptide repeat-containing protein At5g39980, chloroplastic encodes MSSLLFSPSSSSSGYCLPFSQPYRITILFHYTKRKPLRTHFVLLSLSATKDVWRKTTPPFSPSKYRPYRRNPQSTSFLDHSVDMDDLLSSIGQTANEHELFALMSPYKGRNLSMRFMVTLLSRESDWQRSLALLDWINEVALYTPSVFAYNVALRNVLRAKQWQLAYGLFDEMRQRALSPDRYTYSTLITYFGKEGLFDDALSWLQKMEQDHVSGDLVLYCNLIELSRKLCDYTKAISIFSRLKTSGITPDLVAYNTMINVFGKAKLFREAQLLVKEMRSVGVLPDTVSYSTLLTMYVENQKFLEALSVFSEMNEVKCPLDLTTCNIMIDVYGQLDMAKEADRLFWSMRKMGIEPNVVSYNTLLRVYGEAELFGEAIHLFRLMQRKNIEQNVVTYNTMIKIYGKTLEHEKANNLIQEMQNIGIEPNAITYSTIISIWAKVGKLDRAAMLFQKLRSSGVEIDQVLYQTMIVAYERAGLVAHAKRLLHELKRPDNIPRETAITILAGSGRIEEATWVFRQAFDAGELKDIAVFECMIELYSRNRKYTNLIEVFEKMSGAGYFPNSNVIALVLNAYGKLQEFEKADMVYKEMHEEGCVFSDEVHFQMLSLYGARRNYEMVETLYKVLDSDPNVNKKELHLVVAAIYEKANRMNDASRIINRMTYRGAM; translated from the coding sequence ATGTCCTCTCTTTTGTTctccccttcttcttcttcctccggTTACTGCCTTCCATTTTCTCAACCATATCGAATCACTATCCTCTTTCATTACACCAAACGTAAACCACTTCGAACCCATTTCGTCCTCCTTTCTCTCTCCGCCACAAAAGATGTCTGGAGAAAGACAACGCCGCCGTTTTCGCCTTCCAAATACCGGCCTTACCGCCGGAATCCACAGTCAACCTCGTTCTTGGACCACAGCGTCGACATGGACGATCTATTGTCTTCAATTGGACAGACTGCTAATGAGCACGAACTGTTTGCGTTAATGTCGCCTTACAAAGGTAGAAATCTTTCGATGCGGTTCATGGTCACGCTACTCTCACGTGAGTCTGATTGGCAGCGATCGCTAGCTTTGCTTGATTGGATAAATGAAGTAGCTCTTTACACTCCCTCTGTGTTTGCGTACAATGTTGCATTGCGAAATGTACTACGAGCGAAGCAGTGGCAGCTTGCATATGGGCTGTTTGATGAAATGCGTCAAAGAGCTTTGTCACCTGATAGGTATACTTACTCCACTCTCATTACCTATTTTGGAAAAGAGGGGTTGTTTGATGATGCTTTATCTTGGCTTCAGAAAATGGAACAGGATCATGTGTCTGGTGATCTTGTTCTGTACTGTAATTTGATAGAATTGTCAAGAAAGCTGTGTGATTATACTAAGGCGATTTCGATTTTTTCTAGACTGAAAACATCAGGGATTACTCCTGATCTTGTTGCTTACAATACTATGATTAATGTTTTTGGAAAAGCAAAGCTTTTTCGCGAAGCTCAGTTGTTGGTCAAAGAGATGAGGTCAGTGGGTGTTTTGCCGGATACAGTGAGTTACTCAACTCTCTTGACGATGTACGTTGAGAACCAAAAGTTTTTAGAGGCTCTATCTGTTTTCTCCGAGATGAATGAGGTGAAGTGCCCTCTTGATCTCACAACTTGTAATATAATGATTGATGTTTATGGACAGCTCGATATGGCCAAGGAAGCAGATAGATTGTTTTGGAGTATGAGGAAAATGGGAATTGAACCAAATGTTGTCAGCTACAATACTCTTCTGAGGGTTTATGGTGAAGCTGAGCTTTTCGGGGAAGCTATACATTTGTTTAGGTTGatgcaaagaaaaaatattgaacaaaaTGTTGTCACTTACAACACCATGATTAAGATATATGGAAAGACACTGGAACATGAGAAAGCCAACAATCTTATTCAGGAAATGCAGAACATAGGAATTGAGCCCAATGCTATTACCTACTCGACCATAATATCTATATGGGCTAAAGTGGGAAAACTAGATCGAGCTGCTATGTTATTCCAGAAGCTGAGGAGTTCCGGAGTTGAAATTGATCAAGTTCTATACCAGACAATGATTGTAGCATATGAAAGAGCTGGTTTGGTTGCACATGCTAAACGTTTGTTACATGAGTTGAAGCGCCCTGACAATATTCCTAGAGAAACTGCAATAACAATTCTTGCTGGATCTGGACGAATAGAGGAAGCTACATGGGTGTTCAGACAAGCTTTTGATGCTGGAGAATTGAAGGATATTGCAGTTTTTGAGTGTATGATAGAGTTATATTCCAGAAATAGGAAGTACACCAATCTCATTGAGGTATTCGAGAAGATGAGTGGAGCAGGATATTTTCCTAATTCTAATGTGATTGCTCTAGTCCTTAACGCTTATGGGAAGCTGCAGGAGTTTGAAAAGGCAGACATGGTATATAAAGAGATGCATGAAGAGGGATGTGTTTTCTCTGATGAAGTTCACTTTCAAATGCTTAGTCTTTATGGTGCTAGAAGGAATTACGAGATGGTTGAGACACTCTATAAGGTGCTAGACTCTGATCCTAATGTTAACAAGAAAGAGTTGCATCTTGTTGTTGCTGCCATTTATGAAAAAGCAAACAGAATGAATGATGCATCTCGAATTATAAATCGGATGACTTATAGAGGAGCTATGTGA